A stretch of DNA from Roseofilum reptotaenium CS-1145:
GGCGTGAGGCGAAAGCGATCCGTAATTCCTTGTCCGTCTACTTCTCGGCGTAAAATACCGACTTGAATGAGCCAGAGGAGGGCATCTTCAGCCGCAATTTCGGTGAGGGTGGCGCGGGTATAATGGGCTGTCAATCCGGTTTGAGTGGCGATCTCCGCTAGGGGAATACTGCGGATTTTCAGGTCAGTAAACAATTGTAGTTGAAATGGGGAACAGCGTAGGGCGAGATCGGCTCGCATCCAGGTTGGGCTATCTTGTTGAGGAACTGGTGAGGGAGAAGAATGAACCAATGACATAACGATAACAAAAGGTCGAGGAGGAAGGACAAGTAAGAACTCACGATCGCTTATTCTAATCTAGCATGCAGATTTGGCAGATTAGGGAAGAAGCGATCGCCAGCTCCGTCTCAAAACTTGCAGCAAGGTATTGTAAAATTACAAAAGCAGTTCTTAAGTTAACCCAAAACAATCTCTTATGTCTCTATCTGTCGGCACAACTGCCCCAGCATTTACCGCCAAAGATACGAATGGTAATTCGGTTTCCCTCTCTGATTTTTCTGGAAAAACCGTGGTTCTCTATTTCTATCCCAAGGATGATACTCCCGGATGTACCAAGGAAGCCCAAAGCTTTAAGGAAGCTTATGGAGAATATCAAGGCAAAGAAATTGTGGTCTTAGGGGTGAGCATGGATGATGAAGCCTCTCACCAGAAGTTTACCGAAAAATATGGTTTAAACTTTCCTCTCCTGGCTGATACGGATGGCGCACTGACTAAAGCTTACGATGTTGAAGGGGGTGGTTATTCTAAGCGGGTGACTTATGTGATTGATGGTTCCGGAAAAATCATCAAGGTGTTTGAAGGTGCTAACCTCAAAACCGCAACCCATGCCCAAGATATTTTAGCTGAATTGGGTCTTTAATTCTCTTAATTGTTCCTTCGTTGTTGAGCTTTAGCCCTAAAATATCCAGAGCGCTAAAGCTCAACAACAAGAGGTGAAGTCGGGAAAATGCTTACCCTCCTCTATGGTCTTAATAATCTTTAATTAATCTCCTCAAGTATGCAGTTTATCGATCAAGTTGAAGTACAAGTAAAGGCTGGAGATGGCGGAGATGGTTTAGTTGCCTTCCGTCGGGAAAAATATGTACCTGCGGGGGGGCCTTCTGGTGGAAATGGAGGCAAAGGGGGATCGATTATTGTCAGAGCGACCGAGCGGTTGCAAACTTTGTTGGATTTTCGCTACAAACATTTATTTAGAGCCGAAAATGGTAAGCGCGGTGGACCCAATAATCGGACGGGAGCTAATGGGGCAGATTTATTTTTAGAAGTTCCTTGTGGAACCGTGATTACGGATGCAGAAACAGGGGAATGGATTGGGGATTTAGTGGAAAAGGAACAAACATTAGCGATCGCCCAAGGGGGAAAAGGAGGGTTAGGAAATCAGCATTTCTTGAGTAATCGCAATCGCGCCCCCGATTATGCACTTCCGGGTTTAGAGGGTGAAGAGGGACGGTTTCGTTTTGAGTTAAAACTCTTAGCAGATGTGGGAATTATTGGTTTACCGAATGCAGGAAAATCGACCTTTATTTCAGTTGTTTCAGCCGCGCAACCGAAAATTGCTAATTATCCATTTACGACGTTAATTCCTAATTTGGGAGTCGTACGGAAACCGACGGGAGATGG
This window harbors:
- a CDS encoding Npun_F0494 family protein gives rise to the protein MSLVHSSPSPVPQQDSPTWMRADLALRCSPFQLQLFTDLKIRSIPLAEIATQTGLTAHYTRATLTEIAAEDALLWLIQVGILRREVDGQGITDRFRLTPLGRQLIEYWERQTGTLPSVSIGDRLYNRLHQLIPWFLR
- a CDS encoding peroxiredoxin, whose amino-acid sequence is MSLSVGTTAPAFTAKDTNGNSVSLSDFSGKTVVLYFYPKDDTPGCTKEAQSFKEAYGEYQGKEIVVLGVSMDDEASHQKFTEKYGLNFPLLADTDGALTKAYDVEGGGYSKRVTYVIDGSGKIIKVFEGANLKTATHAQDILAELGL
- the obgE gene encoding GTPase ObgE, producing MQFIDQVEVQVKAGDGGDGLVAFRREKYVPAGGPSGGNGGKGGSIIVRATERLQTLLDFRYKHLFRAENGKRGGPNNRTGANGADLFLEVPCGTVITDAETGEWIGDLVEKEQTLAIAQGGKGGLGNQHFLSNRNRAPDYALPGLEGEEGRFRFELKLLADVGIIGLPNAGKSTFISVVSAAQPKIANYPFTTLIPNLGVVRKPTGDGTVFADIPGLIEGAAEGIGLGHDFLRHIERTRVLLHLIDSTEPDIFAVYNTIQQELVAYGKGLENRPQVIGLNKMDVVDQSEDWQAIAHSLQEFTGSPVFLLSAATQTGIQEILQRIWQILEQQPHPLE